The sequence GGTCTGGGAGGAAGCTGCACAAACGACGGCGGATGTGGTGCTGCTGCGGCAGTAGGAATAAAATTTATAAACAGGAATGGAAATGAGTTTATTCCCACCGGAGGAACACTGCATGAAATCGACAGTATTGACATGTCAGGAAAAGCAGAAATTTTAAAGGGTATTGAAATAGTCACGATGTGTGATATTGATAATCCGATGTACGGGCCTAACGGCGCTGCTTATGTTTTTGCGCCGCAAAAGGGAGCGGACCGGGATATGGTAATGCATCTGGACAGAGGAATTTATCACCTGTCTGAGGTTATTAAGAAGGATTTGAACAAAGATTTGGCAGATATACCTGGAACCGGAGCCGCCGGTGCCATGGGTGCCGGAATGATGGCTTTTTTTGATTCCACGCTGCAAATGGGAATTGAGACTGTGTTGGATACAGTAAGATTTGATTCTCTGATACATGATGCAGATATGATATTTACCGGCGAAGGAAAGCTTGATAGCCAAAGCCTGAGAGGTAAAGTAGTAATGGGAGTGGCAAAAAGGGCATCTGTTGCCAATGTGCCGGTTATAGTGGTAGCAGGCGGTGCCGACCTGGATATAGATGAAATATATAATTTTGGAGTTACTTCGGTATTCACAATTAACAGATTACCGGAAGATTTTGAGATAAGCCGTTCAAAGAGTGTGGAGAATTTGAATTTTACGATGGATAATATTTTGAGGCTAATGGTCCGTTTGAAGTTAAATGCAACAGAAAAAATGAGTAAAAAGCTGCAACCATTGTGAGAAATCATGTATGATTTGTCAAAGTTTTCCGGGGTCTACCTTGCGTTTACAGGCATCTTTTACCATTTTTAGTTCACCCAGGTATATGCAATGCTTTATTCGGTTATTTTCAACCGCTGCAATACACTCGTCCAGATCCATCCAAAGTACACTGTCTACCTCTTCTTTTTGAAGTATAAATTCTTCCTCATCTATATCCCGCCACAGAATGAATACTCGCGTATATTGCCTGTCATGAAAAGGTTTACCGCAGATATAATCATCCCAGACTACAGTCCTGTTTCCACAGAATATAAGTTCATCAGCGGATGCTGAAATTCCCAATTCCTCTTGCAGCTCTCTTATGGCCGATTCGACAAAATCCATTCCTGCAGGAATATGACCGGCACTTGAAATATCATAGCATTCAGGGTATGATTCCTTGCTTCCAGACCTCTTCTGCAGCAGGACTTGGATCTTGCCCTGCTTTTCCCTGAGAATCCAGACATGCGATGTCCTGTGCAATATACCTTCTTCATGAGCTTTTTGGCGTTCTACAGTTTTACCGGTGGGATTACCGTGTTCATCAACAATGTCCAGGATTTCCATTTTAAACACCTATCCTTAATCTCTATTATAAATATGTACCAGCATTAGGCCAAGGTGCAAATATCACAAGTTCTGCCTTGAGCCAATGTCAATAAATTGATAACTATTCCCTCAATCGCTGATATAATACTCTTTGGCTAAATCAGCACATTTTCTTCTCAATAGTCGAATCTCACTATCCCAGGGACTTGCCCCATTATGAGCTAGATTTAAGATTGGCTTTAGTTTTTCTATAATATAAGCTTCTATTTCTCCTAAAGTTCCGGCTTCATCCCCTTCATACTCATAGAAACTCAACGATAAATTATTTCTCATCCAGTTCGTAAGTTTCTCTTCACTTTCCATATCAAATTTATAATGTATAAACATTCTATTTTTTCCTTCTGTAAAACTCCGTGGTATTGGCTTAAGCATTAACTTATCCAGCAAAATTGCACCTATTGTTCTTCTTAATGTTGAACTACTCGTTTTCCCACTCTCAAAATGTGTTCTTAAGTTCCTTTTTTTCCACCACTTACCGACTTGCCTATGTATATTATATCTCCTTTTGCAATTTTGTCCTCAGCTGATTCTAAAGGAAATTTATCGCCATTAAATCCAATTGCATATATTCCCGGCTTATCAGAAAAAGTTTCAATCTGATTAAATGGCCGTAATCCGGAAATTAATAACTCAATAATTTTATTTAATTTCTCGTTATTCATATTAACCTTTCCTTTTTAATAGTTAGATTGACCTGATAAAATCGGTTTTCATAAACAACATCTCTTTGAATTAAAAAATTATTAATTTTTGCATCTGTTCGTCGAAACATGTCAATCGGTTTTTCAGCAATTCTGAAAAAACGCTGTTCAAGGGAACATATCTGCCAAATTTTTACCTGTTAAGCCTATATAACATCGTATCTGTTATATACATAAATTATTAACCAATTTCACTATTTCTACGTTTTTTATATTTCAGGGATATATAGAAGTACCAAGACATAAAACTGTCCTATCTCATGCATTAACAGAATTTATTTATTTAATTCAACAGTATATATTTCTTCGACAGGAAATGTTATTTTTACTAACCCTATCGAAACGAACTCGCCATACATTTTTTCGAACTCATGCAATATTAAATCGCTTGCCTTATAAAAAACACTATCCTCATCTTCACGAGTCAGAGCGATGGTGCAATGTGGAACCCAACGATCCGGACAATACCACTCCCAACCCTTTTTGTCAAAATCATTTAGATATTCGTGCAATTCTCGCTGAAATTGAAACATACTACTATTCATCACAGGTGATACAAAAATAGTCTTTGTATCAGTAAACATTCCTACAGAAGCAATGCATGCAGGCATTCGGCTATGGCTTTTGGCAAACTCTTTTAATAGTTTAATGCATTTCTCTTCATCCACATCATTAAAACAAGCTAACGTAAGGTGTGGTCTTGTTTTCCATTCCAAAAATTTTGTACTCAACTTTTCATCTGCTACTCTTTTTGCCAAATTAAAAAGCTTCTGTTCCGTCACTTCATCAAAATACAATTCTATTGCATATTGCATATTACTTACCTCCTCAAATTCTGTATATGGAAACATTCCACAGCAATTGATTTTTTCCCTTCCATCCCTCCATCTCATCTTAATATTTATTATA comes from Acetivibrio thermocellus ATCC 27405 and encodes:
- a CDS encoding glycerate kinase family protein gives rise to the protein MKKVVLVPDSFKGTMSSSKVCEIMEKKVKEYFPCCEVISIPVADGGEGSVDCFLRAVGGEKIRVKVKNPYFEDMEAFYGLIDQGKTAVIEMAACAGLPLVENRKNPSKTTTYGVGQLIMDAAGRGVKKIIVGLGGSCTNDGGCGAAAAVGIKFINRNGNEFIPTGGTLHEIDSIDMSGKAEILKGIEIVTMCDIDNPMYGPNGAAYVFAPQKGADRDMVMHLDRGIYHLSEVIKKDLNKDLADIPGTGAAGAMGAGMMAFFDSTLQMGIETVLDTVRFDSLIHDADMIFTGEGKLDSQSLRGKVVMGVAKRASVANVPVIVVAGGADLDIDEIYNFGVTSVFTINRLPEDFEISRSKSVENLNFTMDNILRLMVRLKLNATEKMSKKLQPL
- a CDS encoding GIY-YIG nuclease family protein — its product is MHRQVGKWWKKRNLRTHFESGKTSSSTLRRTIGAILLDKLMLKPIPRSFTEGKNRMFIHYKFDMESEEKLTNWMRNNLSLSFYEYEGDEAGTLGEIEAYIIEKLKPILNLAHNGASPWDSEIRLLRRKCADLAKEYYISD
- a CDS encoding 2'-5' RNA ligase family protein; translated protein: MQYAIELYFDEVTEQKLFNLAKRVADEKLSTKFLEWKTRPHLTLACFNDVDEEKCIKLLKEFAKSHSRMPACIASVGMFTDTKTIFVSPVMNSSMFQFQRELHEYLNDFDKKGWEWYCPDRWVPHCTIALTREDEDSVFYKASDLILHEFEKMYGEFVSIGLVKITFPVEEIYTVELNK
- a CDS encoding NUDIX hydrolase, translated to MEILDIVDEHGNPTGKTVERQKAHEEGILHRTSHVWILREKQGKIQVLLQKRSGSKESYPECYDISSAGHIPAGMDFVESAIRELQEELGISASADELIFCGNRTVVWDDYICGKPFHDRQYTRVFILWRDIDEEEFILQKEEVDSVLWMDLDECIAAVENNRIKHCIYLGELKMVKDACKRKVDPGKL